In the genome of Myxococcus stipitatus, one region contains:
- a CDS encoding fumarate hydratase, whose translation MTDFQFQDMLPLGKDETPYRLLTKDHVSTFEAGGRSFVQVAPEALTLLTREAMRDIAHLLRPGHLGQLSNILKDPEASANDRFVALELLKNANIAAGGVLPSCQDTGTAIVMGKKGQHVLTDGNDEEAISRGVFDTYRTSNLRYSQMAALDMYRETNTGNNLPAQIELYATGGDAYKFLFMAKGGGSANKSYLYQETKALLNPQSLLNFLDAKIRSLGTAACPPYHLAIVVGGTSAEFALKTAKYASARYLDTLPRDGNALGRGFRDVDLEQEVLKLTQRMGIGAQFGGKYFCHDVRVIRLPRHGASCPVAIAVSCSADRQVLGKITRDGVFLEQLETDPAKYLPETTDADLSGDVVKLDLNRPMSELRAELSRYPIKTRVSLTGPMVVARDIAHAKLKERLDRGEGMPQYLKDRMVYYAGPAKTPEGYASGSFGPTTAGRMDAYVDQFQAEGGSFVMLAKGNRSQAVTDACKKHGGFYLGSIGGPAARLAKDCITKVEVLEYAELGMEAVWKIEVVDFPAFIVVDDKGNDFFAHINKPGAKK comes from the coding sequence ATGACCGACTTCCAGTTCCAGGACATGCTGCCGCTGGGCAAGGACGAGACGCCTTACCGGTTGCTCACGAAGGACCACGTCTCCACCTTCGAGGCTGGCGGACGCAGCTTCGTCCAGGTGGCCCCCGAGGCCCTCACCCTCCTGACCCGGGAGGCCATGCGAGACATCGCGCACCTCTTGCGCCCCGGTCACCTGGGTCAGCTCTCCAACATCCTCAAGGACCCGGAGGCCTCCGCGAATGACCGGTTCGTGGCGTTGGAGCTCCTGAAGAACGCCAACATCGCCGCCGGTGGCGTGCTGCCGTCCTGCCAGGACACGGGCACCGCCATCGTCATGGGCAAGAAGGGCCAGCACGTCCTCACCGACGGCAACGACGAAGAGGCCATCTCCCGCGGCGTGTTCGACACCTATCGCACGTCGAACCTGCGCTACTCGCAGATGGCCGCGCTCGACATGTATCGGGAGACGAACACCGGCAACAACCTGCCCGCGCAGATCGAGCTCTACGCGACGGGCGGCGACGCCTACAAGTTCCTCTTCATGGCCAAGGGCGGCGGCTCCGCCAACAAGAGCTACCTGTACCAGGAGACCAAGGCCCTGCTGAATCCGCAGAGCCTGCTCAACTTCCTCGACGCGAAGATCCGCTCGCTGGGCACCGCGGCGTGCCCGCCGTACCACCTGGCCATCGTCGTGGGCGGCACCTCCGCCGAGTTCGCCCTGAAGACGGCCAAGTACGCCTCCGCGCGCTACCTGGACACCCTGCCCCGCGACGGCAACGCCCTGGGCCGAGGCTTCCGCGACGTGGATCTGGAGCAGGAGGTGCTCAAGCTCACGCAGCGCATGGGCATCGGCGCGCAGTTCGGCGGCAAGTACTTCTGTCACGACGTGCGCGTCATCCGCCTGCCTCGCCACGGCGCCTCGTGCCCGGTGGCCATCGCCGTGTCGTGCTCGGCGGACCGGCAGGTGCTCGGGAAGATCACCCGCGACGGCGTCTTCCTGGAGCAGTTGGAGACCGACCCGGCGAAGTACCTGCCGGAGACCACCGACGCGGACCTGTCCGGCGACGTGGTGAAGCTGGACCTCAACCGCCCCATGAGCGAGCTGCGCGCGGAGCTGTCCCGCTACCCCATCAAGACCCGCGTGTCGCTCACCGGCCCCATGGTCGTCGCGCGCGACATCGCGCACGCGAAGCTCAAGGAGCGCCTGGACCGCGGCGAGGGCATGCCGCAGTACCTGAAGGACCGCATGGTCTACTACGCGGGCCCCGCGAAGACGCCGGAAGGGTATGCCTCCGGCTCATTCGGCCCGACGACGGCCGGCCGCATGGACGCGTACGTGGACCAGTTCCAGGCGGAGGGCGGCAGCTTCGTGATGCTCGCCAAGGGCAACCGCTCCCAGGCCGTCACCGACGCGTGCAAGAAGCACGGCGGCTTCTACCTGGGCTCCATCGGCGGCCCCGCGGCGCGGCTCGCCAAGGACTGCATCACCAAGGTGGAGGTCCTCGAGTACGCCGAGCTGGGCATGGAGGCCGTGTGGAAGATCGAGGTCGTCGACTTCCCCGCCTTCATCGTCGTGGATGACAAGGGCAACGACTTCTTCGCCCACATCAACAAGCCGGGCGCGAAGAAGTAG
- a CDS encoding OmpA family protein, with product MASSSVQALWLALLALSSGATALAAEPSTVEQRAREDLDRQLQALVKTPPPEVVITYEGLPGAGTSRAYKLLEVDFLLNGQPLAVPGLDVLSGPGIHRLAALKVDEGSYTLVSRVTYTNDAWNLFSEESGFLWKMTASVTFQAQKGLRMRVRVLPAINPTAPDPRLKLKLSHDVSAEMTAPLADSTLLAETTDAGLAPVAKVTPPPVTPPVTPPPVTPPPVAVTPPVVATGRDAPEQGPVAPGRLSLRVLVGKKPVAATAFVRGKGPPQRVLLEKGARAPSQVMVPPGEYTVDVIAKGFLAQTRQVKVTREKESSVSFVLVKAPAKKAQQAQVKNERVELPKLPRFAEKQAAPRKGSTTAMALLVDMLVRDESLRLKLEGHTDNREVPASARQSLSEARARALAEVLVRSGLSPSRIESAGLGDTRPKAPNLIPRGRELNRRVDIVLVRGK from the coding sequence GTGGCTTCCTCCTCCGTACAGGCACTGTGGCTGGCTCTCCTGGCGCTCTCGAGCGGCGCCACGGCCCTCGCGGCTGAACCCTCCACCGTCGAACAGCGGGCCCGCGAGGACCTGGACCGGCAGCTCCAGGCCCTGGTCAAGACGCCTCCCCCGGAGGTCGTCATCACCTACGAGGGCCTCCCTGGCGCGGGCACGTCGCGCGCCTACAAGCTCCTGGAAGTGGACTTCCTCCTCAACGGCCAGCCGCTCGCGGTGCCGGGGCTGGATGTCCTGAGCGGACCGGGCATCCACCGCCTGGCGGCGCTCAAGGTGGACGAGGGCTCCTACACGCTCGTCTCCCGTGTCACCTACACCAACGACGCCTGGAACCTGTTCAGCGAGGAGAGTGGCTTCCTCTGGAAGATGACGGCCTCCGTCACGTTCCAGGCGCAGAAGGGGCTGCGGATGCGGGTGCGCGTGCTGCCCGCCATCAACCCCACGGCGCCGGACCCCCGGCTCAAGCTGAAGCTGTCGCACGATGTATCGGCGGAGATGACCGCGCCGCTCGCGGACTCGACGCTGCTGGCGGAGACGACCGACGCGGGCTTGGCGCCCGTGGCGAAGGTGACGCCGCCGCCCGTGACGCCGCCTGTCACGCCGCCCCCCGTGACGCCTCCGCCCGTCGCGGTGACGCCGCCGGTGGTCGCGACGGGACGGGATGCTCCGGAGCAGGGGCCGGTGGCACCGGGCCGCTTGTCGCTGCGAGTGCTCGTCGGGAAGAAGCCCGTGGCCGCCACGGCGTTCGTCCGGGGCAAGGGCCCGCCGCAGCGCGTGCTGCTGGAGAAGGGCGCGCGAGCCCCGTCGCAGGTGATGGTGCCTCCGGGTGAGTACACGGTGGATGTGATCGCCAAGGGATTCCTCGCGCAGACGCGGCAGGTGAAGGTCACGCGCGAGAAGGAGTCCTCGGTGTCCTTCGTGCTGGTGAAGGCGCCGGCGAAGAAGGCGCAGCAGGCGCAGGTGAAGAACGAGCGCGTGGAGCTGCCCAAGCTGCCGCGCTTCGCGGAGAAGCAGGCCGCGCCGCGCAAGGGCTCCACCACGGCGATGGCCCTGCTGGTGGACATGCTGGTTCGCGACGAGTCCCTGCGGCTGAAGCTCGAGGGCCACACGGACAATCGCGAGGTGCCGGCGTCGGCGCGTCAATCCCTGTCCGAGGCTCGGGCCCGGGCGCTGGCGGAGGTGCTGGTGCGCTCCGGACTGAGCCCCTCGCGCATCGAGTCGGCGGGACTGGGCGACACGCGCCCCAAGGCGCCGAACCTGATTCCTCGCGGGCGGGAGCTGAACCGCCGCGTGGACATCGTGCTCGTGCGCGGCAAGTAG